A region of Anolis carolinensis isolate JA03-04 unplaced genomic scaffold, rAnoCar3.1.pri scaffold_7, whole genome shotgun sequence DNA encodes the following proteins:
- the lat2 gene encoding linker for activation of T-cells family member 2 isoform X2, protein MSQVELIWGAFSLMLLGALVSMCMKCQRAEKNKRKTSLDGQRNPCAAADYTTPDVRERLSVHAQKHSCSLRPKDQSGFEVEHSCSRMQMEQHPAYVEPLPATHYYNCRKFLSTSSDDDAHSYQNVTGPIASKASVLVNADVYENSTVVQLWKHAQAAESYSSDDEPEYMNAAQKPRFPA, encoded by the exons ATGAGCCAAGTGGAGCTGATTTGGGGCGCTTTCTCCTTGATGCTTTTGGGGGCCCTTGTGAGCATGTGCATGAAATGCCAACGGGCAG AGAAGAACAAGCGGAAGACGAGCTTGGATGGTCAGAGAAATCC ATGTGCTGCAGCTGACTACACGACTCCAGATGTGAGGGAGAGGCTCTCCGTACACGCTCAGAAGCACTCTTGCTCTCTGAGACCCAAAGATCAGTCGGGATTCGAGGTGGAACACTCCTGCTCCA GGATGCAAATGGAGCAGCACCCTGCTTATGT CGAGCCTCTCCCTGCCACTCATTATTACAACTGCAGAAAATTCTTAAGCACTTCAAGTG ATGATGATGCCCACTCCTATCAAAATGTGACCGGGCCAATAGCAAGCAAAGCATCTG TCTTGGTCAACGCAGACGTCTATGAGAACAGCACAGTCGTCCAGTTATGGAAACACGCTCAGGCCGCAG AAAGCTATTCCTCGGACGATGAACCAGAATACATGAACGCGGCCCAAAAACCCAG GTTTCCTGCCTGA
- the lat2 gene encoding linker for activation of T-cells family member 2 isoform X1, which yields MSQVELIWGAFSLMLLGALVSMCMKCQRAEKNKRKTSLDGQRNPCAAADYTTPDVRERLSVHAQKHSCSLRPKDQSGFEVEHSCSRMQMEQHPAYVEPLPATHYYNCRKFLSTSSDDDAHSYQNVTGPIASKASVLVNADVYENSTVVQLWKHAQAAGKCHFAKPGAKIKRLKSENVHLHCRINVV from the exons ATGAGCCAAGTGGAGCTGATTTGGGGCGCTTTCTCCTTGATGCTTTTGGGGGCCCTTGTGAGCATGTGCATGAAATGCCAACGGGCAG AGAAGAACAAGCGGAAGACGAGCTTGGATGGTCAGAGAAATCC ATGTGCTGCAGCTGACTACACGACTCCAGATGTGAGGGAGAGGCTCTCCGTACACGCTCAGAAGCACTCTTGCTCTCTGAGACCCAAAGATCAGTCGGGATTCGAGGTGGAACACTCCTGCTCCA GGATGCAAATGGAGCAGCACCCTGCTTATGT CGAGCCTCTCCCTGCCACTCATTATTACAACTGCAGAAAATTCTTAAGCACTTCAAGTG ATGATGATGCCCACTCCTATCAAAATGTGACCGGGCCAATAGCAAGCAAAGCATCTG TCTTGGTCAACGCAGACGTCTATGAGAACAGCACAGTCGTCCAGTTATGGAAACACGCTCAGGCCGCAGGTAAGTGTCACTTTGCAAAGCCTGGTGCAAAAATCAAGAGACTCAAATCTGAaaatgtgcatctacattgtagaattaatgtagtttga